In Phreatobacter stygius, a genomic segment contains:
- the cas3 gene encoding CRISPR-associated helicase Cas3', with protein MPRYLARYWGKARPVEGAAPWHPLAYHSLDVAAAMGALLDLRPRWLVAIAAASDLPQPEARRRLILAAALHDLGKFAENFQQKVPALQQELMPGAFAADDGRGHGEMGAVLWSELNDRRFTVLRRWMAASFAHHGAPVAESAGTRNAISSAARADAMAFIEAIATLIGVPGEQRAGNLAETWRVAGLMILADWIGSNQQWFAYEPSNHGLEAYWALAQSRAKAAVSEARLEEAASAVHVDLTTLLGRDALASPLQAWAEGQGPAAGPLLYLIEDLTGSGKTEAALILAHRLMQAGMAEGLYWALPSMATANGLHARLDQVYRKLFALDGAVPSLVLAHSARDLNDGFQASIGRGQIQSYGGEGAEAISAEAACAAFIADDRRKTFLAQVGVGTLDQALLAVLPSRHQSLRLAALSRRVLVVDEAHSYDPYMAVGLERLLKFHHALGGSAIVLSATLTLAQRERLAAIYGTVQKAAARSMAFPLVTQTGATGPIEIPLDAARGTRRDLPFRRFDSPEQAMTALVEAARGGACGVYIRNTVKDAVAAFEHLRAAVGAGVTVELFHARFTLGDRMARESEALARFGRDSHPEERRGRLLVATQVVEQSLDLDFDYLVTDLCPMDLLIQRAGRLQRHGHRPSRPPPELWIVGPDATEDAGVDWYDVPFPYARFVYPDAGQLWRTMRVLTDKGGLTLASGSPRDLIEPVFGAKAVAHPPGLDDSALRAEAKRQAERAIGHLNVLKLDGFDRQAGAWDSDDKTPTRLGEETRMLRLARWANGSLLPWCEAETEGRAWRLSEIAVRARRVAETEAPDLAAAAAIKAAQQGWPGRFDPPPILALTPGALPGVWEGAWKDARGQRQAVRYSQATGLETMA; from the coding sequence ATGCCGAGATATCTCGCCCGCTATTGGGGCAAGGCGCGACCGGTCGAAGGAGCTGCGCCGTGGCATCCCCTCGCTTATCACAGCCTCGATGTCGCGGCCGCGATGGGCGCCTTGCTGGACCTGCGCCCGCGCTGGCTCGTGGCGATCGCGGCGGCGTCGGATTTGCCTCAGCCGGAGGCGCGCCGCCGGCTGATCCTTGCCGCGGCCTTGCACGACCTCGGCAAGTTCGCCGAGAATTTTCAACAGAAGGTTCCTGCTCTGCAGCAGGAACTCATGCCCGGCGCCTTCGCGGCTGATGATGGGCGTGGCCACGGCGAGATGGGCGCCGTCCTCTGGTCCGAGTTGAACGACCGGCGCTTCACCGTGCTCAGGCGCTGGATGGCGGCATCCTTCGCGCATCATGGCGCCCCGGTCGCGGAGTCGGCAGGGACGCGCAACGCCATCTCAAGCGCGGCGCGGGCGGATGCCATGGCCTTCATTGAGGCGATCGCGACATTGATCGGCGTACCCGGCGAACAGCGGGCAGGCAATCTCGCCGAGACCTGGCGTGTCGCCGGGTTGATGATCCTGGCCGATTGGATCGGCTCGAACCAGCAATGGTTTGCCTATGAGCCGTCGAACCATGGGCTCGAAGCCTATTGGGCTCTGGCGCAAAGTCGGGCGAAGGCGGCGGTGTCGGAAGCGCGTCTCGAGGAGGCGGCCAGCGCGGTGCATGTCGATCTCACCACGCTGCTCGGCAGGGATGCCCTGGCCTCGCCGTTGCAGGCCTGGGCCGAGGGGCAAGGCCCCGCAGCGGGGCCACTGCTCTATCTCATCGAGGACCTCACTGGTTCCGGCAAGACCGAGGCTGCACTGATCCTTGCCCATCGGCTAATGCAGGCGGGCATGGCCGAAGGGCTCTATTGGGCCTTGCCCAGCATGGCGACCGCCAATGGCCTTCATGCCCGGTTGGACCAGGTCTATCGTAAGCTCTTCGCGTTGGATGGTGCCGTGCCCTCGCTGGTCCTGGCGCATAGTGCGCGCGACCTGAACGACGGCTTCCAGGCTTCGATCGGCCGCGGCCAGATCCAGTCCTATGGCGGCGAGGGGGCCGAGGCGATCAGCGCAGAAGCGGCCTGTGCCGCTTTCATCGCCGACGATCGCCGCAAGACCTTCCTGGCACAGGTCGGCGTCGGAACGCTCGACCAGGCGCTGCTCGCCGTCCTGCCGAGCCGCCACCAGTCGCTCAGGCTCGCCGCCCTGTCGCGACGCGTCCTGGTGGTCGACGAGGCTCATAGCTACGACCCCTACATGGCGGTCGGGTTGGAACGGCTGCTCAAGTTCCACCATGCGCTCGGCGGCTCGGCGATCGTCCTGTCGGCGACGCTGACATTGGCGCAGCGCGAAAGGCTCGCGGCGATCTACGGCACAGTGCAAAAAGCCGCAGCTCGAAGCATGGCTTTTCCGCTCGTGACCCAGACCGGCGCGACCGGCCCGATCGAAATCCCTCTCGATGCCGCTCGCGGTACGCGCCGCGATCTTCCTTTCCGCCGCTTCGACTCGCCGGAACAGGCCATGACGGCTCTGGTCGAGGCGGCGCGCGGCGGCGCCTGTGGCGTCTATATCAGGAACACCGTGAAGGACGCCGTGGCAGCCTTCGAGCACTTGCGGGCCGCGGTCGGCGCGGGCGTCACGGTCGAGCTCTTCCACGCACGTTTCACTCTTGGTGATCGGATGGCCCGGGAGAGCGAAGCGCTTGCCCGCTTCGGGCGGGACAGCCATCCCGAAGAGCGGCGCGGGCGACTATTGGTCGCCACGCAGGTCGTCGAGCAGAGCCTGGACCTCGACTTCGATTATCTCGTTACCGACCTCTGCCCGATGGATCTGTTGATCCAGCGAGCGGGTCGGCTGCAGCGTCATGGCCATCGTCCCTCGCGCCCGCCTCCGGAACTTTGGATTGTCGGGCCCGACGCGACCGAGGATGCAGGCGTCGACTGGTATGACGTTCCGTTTCCGTATGCGCGTTTTGTCTATCCCGACGCCGGCCAGCTCTGGCGCACCATGCGCGTCCTGACCGACAAGGGCGGCTTGACGCTGGCGAGCGGTTCGCCGCGCGACCTGATCGAGCCGGTTTTCGGGGCGAAAGCCGTTGCCCATCCTCCCGGGCTCGACGACAGCGCATTGCGGGCCGAGGCCAAACGGCAGGCCGAGCGCGCCATTGGCCACCTCAACGTGCTCAAGCTCGACGGTTTCGACCGCCAAGCCGGCGCCTGGGACAGCGACGACAAGACGCCGACCCGTCTTGGTGAGGAAACCCGTATGTTGCGCCTCGCCCGTTGGGCCAATGGCTCTTTGTTGCCTTGGTGCGAGGCTGAAACGGAAGGACGCGCCTGGCGCCTCTCGGAGATCGCGGTGCGGGCGAGGCGAGTCGCCGAGACCGAGGCGCCGGATCTCGCCGCAGCCGCGGCAATCAAGGCCGCTCAGCAAGGCTGGCCCGGTCGCTTCGATCCGCCGCCCATCCTGGCCTTGACACCGGGGGCGTTGCCCGGGGTCTGGGAGGGCGCATGGAAGGACGCGCGGGGGCAGCGGCAAGCGGTGCGCTATTCCCAGGCGACCGGATTGGAGACCATGGCCTAA